Within the Astyanax mexicanus isolate ESR-SI-001 chromosome 9, AstMex3_surface, whole genome shotgun sequence genome, the region TTTTGGACCTGTGTATTACACAGTGCAGGCCACACTCTATTACTCTATAGTAATTAAACATTACTGGCTACCAGAGAATTCTGTACTACTAAATAAAATGTacctgtatataagtatataacatTTGTCTCACTAATGGGCACTACTACTAACACACTTCTTAGAATTCCCCATAATACAACTGAAGGTCTTCTTTATGAGAGAGTTCTAAACACTGTGTTCTTCCAACCAGAGAGGCAGGTTCCAAGAATGACCATGGGCGTTGCGGTGGCAACGGACGCCCATTACATAACCCACTCAGAAGCCTTATTTATTGGCCAGCTGAGGAGACGTGGGAATACTTCCTAACATGCACTCAGAAATCCTGCAGCGTCTTCCTCCTGTACTCTAGCAGCAAGATTTAATGTTGATATTTGGGCCCTAAGCCTACAGCAGGGGCAGAGAGGTGTCCAGttacaaacacaccacacacacacacacacagactgtggtggagaggaagagagagaaagagtgaaacacACTGAAGAAGAAAGGCACAGAGGAAAGGTAGAGGCAGAGAAGGAGCAATATTTCCAGCCTCTGAAGGAGAGTGGACAGCAGGGTCACACTGATCTCCACAGCTGTCTACTGCACCAGGAGTTCCCACTGACCCTGAGAGGAGAGCAGCCTGGACGTGTTCACTTATTCTGGGTCACTGCATCAACTTAACATCAGactgctgtaaaaagaaaaaaacaaggtaCAGTAAATATGTGATGTTTAAACTTATTACATTGTTAATAATGTAAATGATCAGATATCGTGAGGCTGTTTCTGTGCATGTGTTAAAAAAATCATCAGCACTTGAGCTTGAACTGTCTGAAATCTTGTTATTTTTCTTGATGATCtaaatttaattatgtttttttttttctgatgttgattaaaatgtatggtattaatatgaatgtgttatattattatattgcatTTTATTGTATGGTACATTATTAAAGAATCATACTATAACGTTACTTGTATGGTAaactgtcatatatatatatatatatatatatatatatatatatatatatatatatagtagtgtGTGGTTGATATGTCTTAAATCATTAATATATGATCATATATTTTAATGCTGGTTCTGTGCATGTATTACAAGAAAAGCATCAACACTTGAACTTTAAAAGCTTAATTTcctgttattttacttttttattattagagtTTATTATGGTTTTATTGCTGATGTTAATTAATGTATggtataaaatatgaatatgttatggtgttgtgttttttttttgtatagtagATTATATCATACATGTATGGcaaatactacagttataaatacaatatatacttGCTATGTATATTTACAGCTTGATAGTAATCTTAATCATGACTTTTTTAATgctaattagaaaaaaaacatgtgcgAATTTATAACAATATTGTGAAACCCTTTGATTTTACTCTATGACGCTTCCGGGCAACAACCTTGACGCACCACTTGCATGCCTCTCTGGCTGTCCACTCTGCTATTTTCTGCTTGCTCAACTTTGCCCTACTTGGTGTGCCTCCAGTCATATGACATGGAAAAAGAAACTCAAGCCATACGCTGTCACTAGCACAACCTGCGGGGACAACACTACCTGCCTGACTGACCTATGCCCTATAAAGCTTTTATGAAGGATTTCTTCACTTTACACTTTAGTTTTGCTTGTTGGTAGTGAAATTCTGTGAGAATAAGGTAAAGATGGAATAGGCTATCTTCTCAGCATGGCTGGCATTTAGATGAGGTCATAAGGGTCAGTGGATGTACTACGGTCATAAAGGACATGGCTGtcaaaggcccaatcccatttcaccccttggccctgcCACTTatccctaccccttcttttcgagtgtaccCCTTCCCCTTAAAACAGAGTtagaaggggaaggggtgaaatcctgcaccctaagaattgggacaacccttcaagcactttatacgtcatcaggagcactAAAGTTTAGTAAcccagctgctgctggttaactagttaactttagggtgttgtatgtcttcagaaagggggaagGTGAtgcagaaatgtattattattgtccattccttagtTCCTCTCAATtactaaaacaaaacagaacctAGATTTGTTGCTGAAGACAATATGGTTCCATTCTGTAGCAGAGCAGATTTCTCCTTCACAACATTATTGCAAACAAAGGCAATGGTGGCTGACTGATAGGCAGCCTGGATGGCGGGCAATTAATTGAAGCAACTTTGGGTCCTAGGGTACAAAATCATCCCCCTAAGGTACAAAAAGTAAGGGTACACATTTGTTCATATAAGTAGAAGTACACATCTGTACCCTAAGATGGTACTGCCACAGTGATAAGAGCTTTGCGTACAATTATAGGTACTAAATGGTAATTTTTTTCTGAGAGTGTGCCCTGTTTCTCTCAGTCTAGTGAAGTGCCTTGTAAAAGTCTGTCAAATGAGCAAAATGTCTGCGTGCTTTGTAGAGGCATTTTAATCATGCGgccatctctcaccaagaggtacactatacGCAAAAGCAGCCACTGAGAacctttttatagggcagcgAAGGAAGCTGTCTGATCAGACAACGCCTGTACCATTTATGTATCTGCTGGATTATAGCTGCAGGATTTATGATTGTATAAAgtaatttactgttttttatttctctaGTCACAGACTAGTCTCAAGCTTAGATTTTGCAAAGACTTGGGATCTTGCAGTGTCACTATTTGCTAGACTGCAACTAGactccacagctccaccagtttctccTCCTTTTGTACACTACAGGAGAACCGTGATTTCTGAGCCATCGCAGGAGTCTTATCCATGCCCAGTTCTGCAAATGTTCCCACGCTTCTACATTTGCATGaaccaagtctcaagacttatgataatattaaacacagtcGATTTGATCGAGATGATGCAACTGCAACTTGACTCTAGCAAGACTAACATAATTTATAATCCTGACATTGGAAATTTGTTTGCGACAGTAAAATTGATTGGTGTTTTAGTCGGCATAAGCGATTAAAATATGCTGTATGAGTCAGTCCTGTGACTCTTTTTTCACTTGCTGTTTTGTTGCCCTCAGCGTGTGCGATGGCAGAGGCCCACCAGGCGGTGGCCTTCCAGTTCACCGTCACCTCGGAGGGCATCAATCTTCAGTTTCGCCGTGAAGTGCTGAAACACATCTACCTTTCTGGAGTAACATCATGGAGAAAAcgtgtaattcagttcaaagtaAGTGAGGAATGTCTGGATATAAGCTGGAAAATGCGTTTGGAATATTGTCAGCTAGTAGCTATAGACCAGTAGGTTTATGCAGGTTTTTTGCCTCCTAAACACATTACTTTTAAGCAGTTACAGTAAGTGCAGTAAGTACACTTAAAgcttacatatatttatatgtgtataataCAAAACTTCTACATTTCAGTTCAAATCAGATGTtggatacaataaaaatattgtatgagTGAGTTGCCATAATGTattgacatttttctttttttgtgtgtgtttgagcagaaTGGCATCCTAACAGGGGTCTATCCTGCGAGTCCATCCAGCTGGCTCTTCATGGTCATTGCAATAATGAGCTCCATGTATGCCCGAGTAGACCCCTCCATGGGAATGATTGACAGCATCAAGAAAGTTTTACCTGTGAGGTCTGTGTATCAGTATCTGTATCACAAacatgataataaataaacactttaaagcaATAATTACTAGATTGTACTTATAGTACAATTcacatatacagctatggaaaaaaaataagagatcacttaaaagtgatgagtttctttgaattttccaaattgaaaccctctggaatataatcaagaggaagatggatgatcacaagccatcaaaccaatctgaactgcttgaatttttgcaccagaagtggtataaagttatccaaaagcattgtgtaagaatggtggaggagaacatgacaagatgcatgaaaattgtgattaaaaaccagaactgtttatatgaacttgttttctttgcattatttaagggtaAAAGGAATTTATGTTGTTCATTATTTTCTCatatattctcattttctgcgaataaatgctttcaatgacaatatttgtattatttggaaatgatgattattatttgaaatgtctgtggtttatagaataaaacaacaatgttcatttcactcaaacatatacctataaattgcaaaatcatagaaactgatttagaaactgaagtggtctcttattattttccagagctgtataattaatctttatataatgtatgttaaTCCTATATTTGAAAAtgtcctgtttaaaaaaaaaaaaaacattacatggatttccatatgttaaaaatatatgttgGAAATAAGACAATTTTAGATATTGTTATACAGTATGTTCGCTGCATAAAATTAATGTATTgttatgtatcagatttcaatggatgttgttattttttaactattttataatATCAATTTTAGTTTAACCAAACATTATATTTAGAATTTTGCATGTTCTTATTTTCATGCTTTATCTGGATAATCTTCtgatagctgttttttttatatattttatattctctgtagTGAGTATCTCACAGTCCAGTCTCAGATGGTGTTAAGTGCGATCCTGTTTGCCACAGGGTTGTGGTTGTCTCTGATTCTGCTGATGCGCTACACTCTGAAATCCCTGCTCTCCTATCACGGCTGGATCTTTGAACCGCATGGAAAAATGAGCACGTCCACCAGACTCTGGATGGTAGAGTACACACTATTATAGCACTTTTCATTGCAGTGGGTGTTTTTAGATGTCTAATGTAAAGTCTCTTTTGTGTTTTAGAGGCTGGTAAAGATGTTTTCAGGACGCCGTCCTTTGCTCTACAGTTTCCAGGCTGCTTTACCCAGACTTCCAGTGCCTAATATTGATGACACCATCTGCAGGGTGAGATAGCTTCTTGGTCCAGACCAGACAAAATAATGTATTGTGTAAATGCTTTTAATGCATGATTCAGAAAAAAATCTTGTTTACACACTTTACCCTTAACCCAATGCATATTTTTGTTTTGGTTCTGGAATTTATTTAGTAATGCACCAGAGATATAGGGAGGATACGGTAAAAAGATGACCTAATATAGCCTAGCAGAAACATTTCAGAAACCATACAATATTATTAAAACCACTTACCATTACTTGTATCACCACAGtccatttattttccttaaatgTTCTTTAGATTAAAGTGACAGTCATtcccaaaatgtgttttttttatataacataaCTTTCCCCAGCCAGCCATAGCACCCAACTAGCATCATCAGCTGAATGGTGTATTAATTGATTGTTTAGTATTATCAATAGTGAATGAGCAGTCATATCATACCAGTGCTATTTGAGTAAACTAAGTGCATTTGGAAACATTTGGAAAGGTTTTTAATTATGTTGGTATTGTTGGCTTAAGCTTCCATACTCTTGTATCTAAGACATTATGGGCACTTTTCTGATACATTATGGACACTTTATGACATATTAGGGCATCTTCCCAAAGGCATTAGACATAGTCTTAAACTATATGGTATTTTAAATGCAgttttcttattatatatatgtgtgtgtgtgtgtggcttaatCGTTGTCCAGGAAATTGGATACCCATAGTGTCTATACAATTAGCTATTCCTTTAAATAAACtccccctttctttcttttttagtatCTTGAATCAGTGCGACCTCTGCTGGATGATGACCAATACAAACAGATGGAAACTCTGGCATATGAGTTTAAAAAGGACCAAGCCCCTAAATTACAAAAATACCTTCAGCTGAAATCCTGGTGGTCCAATAACTATGTAAGTAATCCTAAACATAGGTTATATTTGCTTAACAACGCCTCACGTTGAGCAGTAAACTGAGTATATGTTGAGAATGCAGGCGTAGAGAATAATTTCTGCTGTATCTTTGTAAAGGTCAGCGACTGGTGGGAGGAATATATTTATATGAGAAGCAGAGGGCCTATCATGGTGAACAGCAACTTCTACATCATGGTAAGAACAACAAGGCTGACTACACCATAACTCCATACACCATAAGATTTGTAGCCAGAGGTGTTTGTATAGATTTatacctgagaaaaaaaaaaaagctgtatcaATTCACTGTACGCACCTGTCTCCATCAGGACCTGCTGTATGTGTTCCCCACCCACAGACAGGCTGCCCGTGCAGGCAACGTGGTCCACGCCATCCTGCAGTACCGCCGTAAGCTAGAGCGAGGAGAGCATGCCCCggtacacacaaacactccaGATACTACAGTTTACACCCAGGAACAGTGTAGAAAATGGTTCTgtttacaaccccaattccaaaaaaagatgagacactgtgtaaaatgcaaataaaacagaatacaACAGAATACAACCACATATTGATAGTTCCAAAAAATTGGAGGCTGCAGCAATGCTGGAAAAGTAAGTGTTCCGTATTTTAGAGAGATAGAGACTTTGGATAGCTCACAATCTACAATACATAATATCATCTAAAAAGTCagtaaatccaaaaaaatccctGCGTGCAAGCGACAAGGCTGACTGCCAATAtcagatgctggtgatcttcaagCCCTCAGGTAGCACTGCATTATAATTATATACTGCATGGGACcagaaacacttccagaaatcattgTATTTGAACACAGTTCACAGTGCAATCCACAAATGCAAGTTAAAGCTCTATCATTCAAATAAGAAGTCAAATGTCAGCACGATCCAGAAACCCCACACACAAACTATTTTGATTCACTTGACAAGACAACAGTTTcccattttgcatttttgtttggaattggggttgtaaatatataattgtaattatttacacatttataaatgtgtaatagtcTAAATAATTACATTGAGTAAATACAggaggatttattggtgtcacaATACCACAGTTGTTTCTACCAGATATTACTGCATCTTGGATATTATACTATACAGTATAGTTTATATAgtatacattataaataatatagGATACTAGGTTACTACAGGATACTAAGTGATATAGATTCCTATATTTTTGTGTACATGCTGTTATTGTCTCTGCTAGACTGACACTATGTCGTATGTTTGTCTGTACAGATGAGAGCTCTGGGGGTTGTGCCTATGTGCTCCTATCAGTATGAAAGAATGTTCAACACCACTCGAATCCCCGGTATTGAGACAGGTAAGGACAATCATTTGTTACTTTATTGATCATTAACATGGAAATATGTTTAATGTCATTAAAAGCAGGCAAAAAACATAATTCATTTCACAGTTAATCATAATACCCAGGAAAACACAGGACAATACTTTGGTATTTAAATTGTCAAATAATCATTTTACTGTCATAACATAAagaagcctttatttatttatttatttatgtatttatttatttacttacttacttataagTAATTGTATATAGAGTTAGCTATATCCAGTATTCCTGCAATGCTGCTGTTTTGGCAAACTActtcataaaatattaaaataggcCTATCTTAAtatcctttttattattattatttttattcagacaCCGTCCAGCATCTGAGGAACAGGAAGCACCTGGTTGTGTACCACAAAGGATGCTTCTTTAAGGTCTGGCTGTACTACGGCGGCCGCCATCTCCTGCCTTCTGAACtggagcagcagtttcagtacaTTCTTAACAACAGCTCAGAGCCTCAGCCTGGAGAACTGAAACTGGCCGCTCTGACCGCCGGGAACAGGTAAACACAGCCGTTTTATTACTGACATAGAAACCAAGGTCACAGACTGGGAACATATAATAATGAAGagaaaaaatcattaaaataaaaagattttcatttaattaaatgtaatattaatacaAAATTGTACAGTACAACAAAACACTGTAAGATAAGGCTAGATCACTGGTGCAGTGAAAAAAAACAGAGTGTATAGACAATAGGTACAACAGGTAAGAGTCTACTGATTTATATGAGCAAATACATGTGGAAATGGAAGACTTTAGTATAGGAAGGTATAGTTTGATAGTAATCCTTGGGTATCCAGGTTGTTGTTGTAGCCAGAAAACCCCAAGTATAAATGGTTATTTCTACATAATCATATTTATACCTCTTTAAAATCATCTCTAGAGTTCCCTGGGCCAAAGCAAGGCAGAAGTACTTCAGTGACGGGGTGAACAAGGCGTCTCTGAATGCCATAGAAACGGCCGCCTTTTTCCTGACCTTGGATGATGAGGAGCACGGATATGACCCTGAGAGGCCTGGGTCGATGGATCTCTATGCCAAATCTCTGCTGCATGGAAAATGCTATGACAGGTACGGTATGGGGATGTTTGCAGGCTTGCAGTTTGTGTTTGATTGAAGCTGAGTCATTAAGTGCCAAATGACTGTGGAAGTGTAAAGTACATCAAGCATAACATACCTAATGGAATattacactaggggtgtgccatatcgcatcatACACAATaacatcgccaacatttttgaatattgtgaacgatattatacactgaaatattgtgccatatcacccacccctaattatcacataaggatgctgctttttttgctgtttttagcaaaagaaaaatcacattgttcttatttcctattatatatctactagagtcaGATTATATATggccagtatcatttattttactttaatcctgagtATATACGGAGaaatatggagtgcattattagtatcatgacattctggatcattgacttctgttacaaacatgatcaaattcttgtatttttttaatatattagttaggggtgtgccatatcatatcatatgcaataataacatgtatttttcattttgttgcagtagtgtattcttaaaatatatattgctaaatgtatcattatcgtgaaaatatcatgaaatattgtgatattaatttagggccatattgcccactcctatATTACACACTTCATACTCTATAATGTATACCGTAAGGTAAATGCTATATACTAATCTTGCTAGTGTAAATACCATTTCGTACTAACAGGAGGTCATACAGTGTTCCTAAAAAGCTCCTTCCTGTTAATTTCACATTGCATTGAGGAACAATAGTGTTCTTCATAAGCACACTCAAAAACAGATCAGTATGTATTATGAATATATTTGAGTATGCTCAACCTTTAACTCAATTTTAGTCTACACTACCATATTTTTTTGATTGTAAGgcacacataaaatcctttaattttcccaaaaatcgacaatgcaccttataatgcggtgcaccttatgtatgcattctatcagtcagatattaaggagcagtaaagccattctgctgcaccttatgtataaaaatagacattccttgatagtgcgccttataatccagtgcgtcttacaGTCCAAACaattatgtactatatatatactatatactcaACTAGCAGTAAGTGGTATGCACTAGAGATGCTCTTTAACTTTAGATACAAACAATTATAACTGTGTccactctcttttttctctcttttttctcaggtGGTTTGATAAATCCTTCACTCTAGTCGTGTATAAGAACGGCAAAATTGGGGTGAACATTGAGCATTCGTGGGCAGATGCCCCCATCGTTGGACATATGTTAGAGGTAAAAATGACCATGGCactaaaattaaatcaaattctGTATTCacactaatcagccataacattaaaagcaCTAAAAAGAGAATTGAATGACTTTGATTTTCTGGTTCCAGTGGCAGCTGTCAAAGGGAGGGATATTAggcatattaggcagcaagtgaacagtcagtccATGAAGAGTCCTTGAAGATGTGTTTGAAGCAAAAAACAGTTAGCAAGCATAAAAATCTGAGATGTAAGCTTGTGATGGCTGATGTTCATCTAAAAATATAATATCTATCAAAAGGCCTTGGGCATCTAAAGATCAGTAGTGTGAATGAGTACAACAGTATGacctttacagttttttttaagaaggtgaatttaatgttatggctgatcagtttaTGTTCATGCCATAATCACATTGTTTGGCAACCACTGCTCACTCTTAAAGACATTTTCTGTGCAATCTCCAGGACGTTCTTGCCACAGACTACTTCCGCTTAGGATACACAGAGGAGGGGCACTGCAAAGGAGACATCAATAAAGGCTTGGCTTTTCCTACCAGGCTACAGTGGGACATTCCAAAACCGGTATGCGTTAAGAGTCAAATCTGCTGTAACTAAAGAATGTTATGTAGTATGCTTAACGTAAGACAATTCAAATAAGTAGTTACTCATacttattttactgtaaattgtGACCTTCTCTTGTCTCTGATTCTCTCAGTGTCAGGATATTATTGAAGGCTCTTACCGCATAGCGAAGGATCTAGCTGACGATGTGGATTTCCACGGCTATGTGTTTGAAGAATTTGGGAAAGGCCAGATCAAGAAAAGCAAAACAAGCCCTGATGCTTTCATTCAGCTGGCACTGCAGCTCGCTCACTTCAGGGTAtgttaatcacacacacacagacacgcccaaCCACTGGGTTAATAGAAAAGTTAGGGCTGCAGGGCTGTCTATTGGCGAAACGATACATACATTTGAACACAgatattcaatatattgcaagatATTGCAAAACTGTAAGTAAGTTCTGTAACTGTAAGTAATtttaagtaattaataataaaaaacgctGTTCTTAACAATGGTATCATTTTTATTAGGACAAAGGGGAGTTCTGTCTTACATATGAGTCCTCGATGACCCGTATGTTCAGAGAGGGACGGACTGAGACAGTTCGATCCTGTACCATTGAATCTACAGCCTTTGTACGAGCCATGGTGGACGAGACCTGCACGGTAAGAGCAGGCCTGAATGATTGGACTCTGAGGGACTTTAACCTGACATAAAAAGCCAATGTTTTAGCACAGTGGTTCTTAAACTTACTAACTTTCAAGTTCATCCTATTGTGGCTGATGTGTGGGCCTTGTCTACTTTTGCAATTGGCAAgttccacagggctctattttagggcctattaCATTGATTTTAAAGATGTAATAGTACTGTAGTTACATgagtaaaaaaattaagtttggGCTTACACACAGGGACTAATGAGTTAAGCAATCTCAATCACTTTAAAAGTTATGAATTTTtgaaaattgcaaataaaaaaaaagtagagatTTTAATCAATACTATTGTGAATGCAGCATATTTTTGCAGATCGTATAATGTACCACTGTAGAATGATTTGCAAATGTACATTATTGAACattatttttcaattttgttacataaacagaaagagaaaaggcTGGCTTTGTTTCGGATAGCAGCAGATAAACACCAGAACATGTATCGTCTGGCCATGACGGGAGATGGGATCGACCGCCATCTCTTCTGCCTCTACATCGTCTCCAAACTAGTCGATGTTGAATCCCCCTTCCTCAAACAGGTAAGATGAATCAAGAAATGATTATTCACATCATTCTGATAAAGAAAGttcacattaaacattaatacatGGGGACACAGTGAcacactatatgttcaaatgtttatggacactttaatgaatgcattcagctaattCGCCAAATTCACACACTCACAGTTTCTCCCTGCAAAGAAGTACCACCAATAGAACAGAAgagaaagttactccaacaaaagcaggataaactcttctttaatacctttgatttcagaaTGAATAATAAAGGAGACAGTGTCCCAATACTGTTCCTCATGTAGTGAATTATTTAAGAGACCAACTAAAATCATAAATCTTTATCTTTCAGGTTCTTTCAGAGCCTTGGCATCTTTCCACGAGTCAGACGCCCCAGCAGCAGCTCAACCTTGTTGACATCCAGAAGTTCCCTAAATATGTCGGAGCGGGAGGAGGCTTTGGGCCTGTGAGTTTTCCATACACTCAAGAGCATGTTAGAGACCAAGACACATAATGTGttgtaataataatgtgctgtgtaGTCCTGTCACAAAAATGACACTATTGTCTTTTCGTACTATATATGGACATAGCATCAATGAATTTTGCTGACATCAATAGTATTAATTGTATcaatttacttgttttatttacttaggaaatttaaattttattccttttttcaaaataaaatatcTCAGTGTTATTATTTCTTAAGTCATTATGctttaaaagtaatgtgtaaaaGCATCATTATTAGTAGTAGCATGTTCTCTATATTAGtgccataaaaatatatatataacaatggtATTGTCCAAAAAATGGATATCATGACAATCCCAGTGCTTTACATCATTATCTAGAATCTCATGTTCTAcatataaatgttctaaatgttttCTTGCAGGTTGCTGATGATGGTTATGGGGTTTCCTATATTATTATTGGAGAGAATCTCATCACATTCCATATCTCCAGCAAGTTCTCATGCCCAGAAACGGTAAGACACTTCCAAGGCTGCAGAAATACTCcaaacaatacataaaaaatatatcattttcattattttacccaTACTAATCTAAGCCAAACCCTGTTCCTGGACCAAATCTCTGCGCCCACAGGACTCACATCGCTTCGGCCAGAACATCAGACAAGCCATGCTGGACATCAGAGCTCTGTTCGACCAGAAGCAGAAGACAAATTAAGTCTCAGCAGTGTAAATTAAGACATCACAACACACAAATGCACAGATATGGCTGATCATTTCAGCAGCTAAGCGCTTAATGGACAATCACAAATCACACAAAGTCATCACCAAGAGAACATGTAAAATACTGTACAGTTATTATAGACATAAATCAGTTAAAATCACTGGACTTTTAGTTATGAAACAACTGaaactaaaaaaacattattaagaaATGTTGTAAATCTGAAAATTGTTAAGAGAAATGACTACATTTGTAAAGTTGTAATGTACTTGTACACAATGTAATATAATTAGAGAAACAGTATACTGTGTACAATTGTAAATACTGACTATATGTTTTAAGCACGTTTGCAGGTTATATTAGTTGGGGCATTGGTTGGGTGTCCAGCTATTTTATTcatgcatatttcattaaattatttgatttgattggttTTGCTGATCTTTTGTGCTGAAAGCTTTTGCTGAAACCTACAGGACCATTCCATAACCAGA harbors:
- the cpt1b gene encoding carnitine O-palmitoyltransferase 1, muscle isoform, which produces MAEAHQAVAFQFTVTSEGINLQFRREVLKHIYLSGVTSWRKRVIQFKNGILTGVYPASPSSWLFMVIAIMSSMYARVDPSMGMIDSIKKVLPVSEYLTVQSQMVLSAILFATGLWLSLILLMRYTLKSLLSYHGWIFEPHGKMSTSTRLWMRLVKMFSGRRPLLYSFQAALPRLPVPNIDDTICRYLESVRPLLDDDQYKQMETLAYEFKKDQAPKLQKYLQLKSWWSNNYVSDWWEEYIYMRSRGPIMVNSNFYIMDLLYVFPTHRQAARAGNVVHAILQYRRKLERGEHAPMRALGVVPMCSYQYERMFNTTRIPGIETDTVQHLRNRKHLVVYHKGCFFKVWLYYGGRHLLPSELEQQFQYILNNSSEPQPGELKLAALTAGNRVPWAKARQKYFSDGVNKASLNAIETAAFFLTLDDEEHGYDPERPGSMDLYAKSLLHGKCYDRWFDKSFTLVVYKNGKIGVNIEHSWADAPIVGHMLEDVLATDYFRLGYTEEGHCKGDINKGLAFPTRLQWDIPKPCQDIIEGSYRIAKDLADDVDFHGYVFEEFGKGQIKKSKTSPDAFIQLALQLAHFRDKGEFCLTYESSMTRMFREGRTETVRSCTIESTAFVRAMVDETCTKEKRLALFRIAADKHQNMYRLAMTGDGIDRHLFCLYIVSKLVDVESPFLKQVLSEPWHLSTSQTPQQQLNLVDIQKFPKYVGAGGGFGPVADDGYGVSYIIIGENLITFHISSKFSCPETDSHRFGQNIRQAMLDIRALFDQKQKTN